One window from the genome of Methyloradius palustris encodes:
- a CDS encoding AraC family transcriptional regulator has protein sequence MTDRLAGFFNQHQLSARMFFSGTLCKDIDFDESMGGGFLHLIQKGKLTVNSSEHGSILIDQPSLLLYPRPAKHQFVFDGEVDLTCAIIDLDGGSKNVLANALPRVMLMPLDLMPSLANTLGLLFAEAEQDYCGRQAAIDRLFEYLLIQLLRYILDHHKTDIGLLAGLNDARLARAISAMHDAPGNNWSLELLAEKAGMSRARFAVHFRDTVGTTPVNHLTQCRLALAQTLLRKGKPVGLVANEVGYSNSAALTRLFKVQVGHSPKAWLKLNP, from the coding sequence ATGACCGATCGTTTAGCTGGGTTCTTTAATCAACATCAATTAAGTGCTCGTATGTTCTTCTCTGGTACTTTATGCAAAGACATTGATTTTGATGAAAGCATGGGAGGTGGTTTTTTACACCTGATTCAGAAGGGAAAATTAACGGTTAACTCTTCAGAGCACGGTAGTATTTTGATAGATCAGCCCAGCTTATTGCTCTACCCTAGGCCAGCTAAACATCAATTTGTATTTGATGGGGAGGTAGATCTTACTTGCGCAATCATTGATCTAGATGGAGGCTCTAAGAACGTATTAGCCAATGCATTACCAAGAGTAATGTTAATGCCTCTTGATTTGATGCCATCTCTAGCCAATACATTAGGATTGTTATTTGCGGAGGCTGAGCAAGACTATTGTGGACGTCAAGCAGCCATAGATCGGCTTTTTGAATATCTACTAATTCAACTATTACGATATATCTTAGATCATCATAAAACCGATATTGGCCTGCTAGCAGGATTGAATGACGCACGCTTAGCTAGAGCCATCAGTGCCATGCATGATGCCCCAGGTAATAATTGGTCACTTGAGTTGCTTGCAGAAAAAGCCGGCATGTCCCGTGCAAGATTTGCAGTCCATTTTAGAGACACTGTTGGGACGACGCCAGTTAATCATCTGACACAATGCAGGCTTGCTTTAGCGCAGACGCTACTTAGAAAAGGAAAGCCCGTGGGGTTGGTAGCAAACGAAGTTGGGTATAGCAATTCCGCTGCACTCACTAGACTTTTTAAAGTGCAAGTTGGGCATTCACCAAAGGCTTGGCTAAAACTCAATCCATAG
- a CDS encoding arylamine N-acetyltransferase family protein, translating to MIASNFVLADYFKRIGYTSQPKADIATVAEIMRCQLFTTPFENLDVQAGKIVSLVPEDIVEKIVKHHRGGYCYEVNGIFAMALQALGIPYQFVAARPMFYPTKRPRTHMAVVVNMSGERWLCDLGFGSYGLRAPIQLDVLDQAVKQDHDSFMLSKPTEHEYLLQAWVDDAWAPQFAFDFSPQEWIDFAPANYMNSTHPDAIFVQKLLVVLHNPEGRKILFGTTLKTITDGKVEKQFIAKEDISNVLESQFGLSQTT from the coding sequence ATGATTGCAAGCAACTTTGTATTAGCAGATTACTTTAAGCGCATAGGCTATACATCACAGCCCAAGGCCGATATAGCCACTGTGGCCGAGATCATGCGCTGCCAGTTGTTCACTACACCATTTGAAAATCTGGATGTGCAAGCTGGCAAAATCGTTTCTCTAGTCCCTGAAGACATCGTCGAAAAAATCGTCAAACATCATCGTGGTGGCTACTGCTACGAAGTGAACGGCATTTTTGCCATGGCGCTGCAAGCGCTTGGCATTCCCTATCAATTCGTAGCCGCCAGACCCATGTTTTATCCCACCAAAAGACCAAGGACGCATATGGCTGTGGTGGTCAATATGTCGGGCGAGCGCTGGTTATGTGATTTAGGCTTTGGCAGCTACGGATTAAGAGCGCCGATACAACTGGATGTGCTCGACCAAGCCGTTAAACAGGATCACGATAGCTTTATGCTAAGCAAGCCAACCGAGCATGAATACCTGCTACAAGCATGGGTGGATGATGCTTGGGCGCCGCAATTCGCCTTTGATTTCTCACCACAAGAATGGATTGATTTTGCGCCAGCAAACTACATGAACTCAACCCACCCAGATGCTATCTTTGTGCAAAAACTCCTAGTTGTACTGCACAACCCCGAAGGCCGAAAAATATTGTTTGGCACTACCCTCAAAACTATCACCGATGGCAAAGTTGAAAAGCAGTTTATTGCAAAAGAAGATATATCTAACGTGCTTGAAAGCCAATTTGGTTTGAGCCAAACGACTTAG
- the ilvA gene encoding threonine ammonia-lyase, biosynthetic yields MKNAYLEKIRNARVYDVAIKTPLEFQANLSARLGNRILLKREDMQPVFSFKLRGAYNKMINLPAESLKCGVITASAGNHAQGVALAAQKIGCRAVIVMPTTTPMIKINAVKSRGGEVVLFGDSYSDAYAHALKLEQQEKLSFVHPFDDPDVIAGQGTIAKEILDAHPEPIEAIFCCVGGGGLIAGIAAYVKAVRPEIKVIGVEATDANAMTLSLQKGERVMLDQVGLFADGAAVKQVGEETFRLSQEYVDEMILVDNDAICAAIKDVFEDTRSILEPAGALATAGLKEYVKLHKMQGKTLIGIASGANMNFDRLRFVAERAEIGEKREAVLAVSIPEKPGSFKTFCHLIGDRSITEFNYRYSDATAAHIYVGIAIQDPKESGELVELLKAHGLPTLDLSENEVAKLHLRHLVGGHAPQAEHECVYRFEFPEKPGALMNFLDHMGHDWNISLFHYRNHGADFGRVLVGVQVPPNEQDEFKQFLENLNYPYWDESENPAYKLFLG; encoded by the coding sequence ATGAAAAACGCCTACCTGGAAAAAATCCGCAACGCGCGCGTCTATGATGTCGCGATCAAAACTCCGTTGGAGTTTCAAGCTAATCTGTCTGCACGTTTAGGCAACCGAATTTTACTGAAACGCGAAGATATGCAGCCTGTATTTTCATTCAAGTTGCGCGGCGCTTATAACAAGATGATTAACCTGCCAGCAGAGTCGCTTAAATGCGGCGTAATAACTGCTTCTGCAGGCAACCATGCGCAAGGCGTAGCACTGGCCGCTCAAAAAATAGGTTGTCGCGCAGTGATTGTGATGCCAACCACTACGCCTATGATCAAGATCAATGCGGTAAAAAGTCGTGGTGGCGAGGTAGTGTTGTTCGGTGACTCATATTCCGATGCCTATGCCCATGCATTAAAGCTGGAGCAACAAGAAAAACTGAGCTTCGTCCACCCCTTCGACGACCCAGACGTGATTGCTGGCCAAGGCACAATCGCAAAAGAAATACTGGATGCACATCCAGAACCCATAGAAGCCATCTTTTGTTGCGTGGGCGGCGGTGGCCTGATTGCTGGTATTGCTGCTTATGTGAAAGCAGTACGGCCTGAAATCAAGGTGATTGGCGTAGAAGCAACTGACGCGAATGCAATGACTCTTTCCTTGCAAAAAGGTGAGCGCGTGATGCTGGATCAAGTCGGCCTATTTGCTGATGGTGCAGCCGTCAAACAAGTTGGTGAAGAGACATTTCGCCTGAGCCAAGAGTATGTGGATGAAATGATCTTGGTAGATAACGATGCCATCTGCGCTGCCATTAAAGACGTATTTGAAGATACGCGTTCGATTCTTGAGCCTGCTGGCGCGCTTGCCACCGCTGGCCTGAAAGAATATGTGAAACTGCATAAGATGCAGGGCAAGACATTGATTGGCATTGCTTCTGGCGCCAATATGAATTTTGATCGTCTGCGCTTTGTCGCTGAGCGCGCAGAAATCGGTGAAAAACGCGAGGCTGTTTTAGCCGTATCAATTCCTGAGAAACCAGGCTCATTCAAGACTTTCTGCCATTTGATTGGTGATCGCAGCATTACGGAATTCAACTACCGTTATTCTGATGCTACTGCCGCCCATATCTATGTCGGCATTGCGATTCAAGACCCGAAAGAATCTGGCGAATTGGTTGAATTGTTAAAAGCACACGGCTTACCAACGCTGGATTTGAGCGAAAACGAAGTCGCCAAACTGCACTTGCGCCACCTAGTCGGCGGTCATGCGCCGCAGGCCGAGCACGAATGCGTGTATCGCTTTGAATTCCCAGAAAAACCAGGTGCACTGATGAATTTCCTGGACCACATGGGGCACGACTGGAATATCAGTCTGTTCCATTACCGCAATCATGGAGCAGACTTTGGTCGTGTACTGGTGGGCGTACAAGTGCCACCAAACGAGCAAGATGAATTCAAACAGTTTCTGGAAAATCTCAACTATCCATACTGGGATGAAAGTGAAAACCCTGCCTATAAGCTCTTTCTAGGATGA
- the rpiA gene encoding ribose-5-phosphate isomerase RpiA — protein MATQDELKQQVAAAAVSYVKGGIIGVGTGSTANFFIDELAKVKSKIDGAVASSEATAKRLKAHGIEVFDLNSVDGMEIYVDGADEVTEHLHMLKGGGGALTREKIVAACAKKFICIADASKLVPVMGKFPLPVEVIPMARSYVARELVKLGGQPKLRDFTTDNGNVILDVFGLQILNPVELEAKINQIVGVVTNGLFAARPANVLLLATAEGVKTYEK, from the coding sequence ATGGCAACGCAAGACGAATTAAAACAACAAGTAGCAGCGGCAGCGGTTAGTTATGTAAAAGGCGGCATTATTGGCGTGGGTACTGGCTCTACAGCCAATTTCTTTATTGATGAACTGGCGAAAGTTAAATCCAAGATTGATGGCGCAGTAGCGAGTTCAGAAGCAACCGCAAAGCGTTTGAAAGCGCATGGCATTGAGGTGTTTGATCTCAATAGCGTAGATGGTATGGAAATCTATGTGGATGGTGCGGATGAAGTGACTGAGCATCTACACATGCTCAAGGGCGGTGGTGGTGCGTTAACCCGCGAAAAAATCGTAGCGGCCTGTGCCAAGAAATTTATCTGTATCGCCGATGCCAGCAAGCTGGTGCCTGTGATGGGCAAGTTTCCTCTGCCAGTCGAAGTCATCCCGATGGCGCGCAGCTATGTGGCTCGAGAATTGGTCAAGCTCGGCGGTCAGCCAAAGTTGCGTGATTTCACTACCGATAACGGCAATGTGATTCTGGACGTGTTTGGTTTGCAAATCTTGAATCCAGTTGAACTGGAAGCCAAAATCAACCAGATCGTTGGTGTTGTCACTAATGGATTGTTTGCCGCGCGCCCAGCCAATGTATTATTGTTGGCAACCGCTGAAGGCGTTAAAACTTACGAGAAATAG
- the phoU gene encoding phosphate signaling complex protein PhoU, with protein MQFEHTYKQYDAELESVRAKVLQMGGLVEQQIVNALDALVNANSNLAESVMANDSRVNDLEIQIDEDCSHIIARRQPAAGDLRMIMMMVKTITDLERIGDEATKIARVAQKISESDRMYTPRFNEIKSMVGLVREMLRTALDAFARLDVTKTVEVARQDEQVDEQFRAAMRQLITFMLEDPRTISMSLEVLFVAKAIERIGDHAKNIAEYVVYMVKGKDVRHISLEEMERETLQS; from the coding sequence ATGCAATTTGAACATACGTACAAGCAATATGATGCTGAGCTCGAGTCAGTGCGCGCAAAAGTGCTGCAAATGGGCGGCCTGGTGGAGCAACAAATCGTTAATGCGCTTGATGCGCTAGTGAACGCCAATAGCAACCTTGCCGAGAGCGTAATGGCGAATGACAGCCGAGTTAACGATTTGGAAATCCAGATTGACGAAGACTGCAGCCACATTATTGCCCGTCGCCAGCCTGCAGCAGGTGATTTGCGCATGATTATGATGATGGTGAAAACCATTACTGACTTGGAGCGTATTGGTGATGAAGCGACCAAGATTGCCCGTGTCGCACAAAAGATTTCTGAGTCAGACCGTATGTACACCCCACGTTTTAATGAAATCAAGTCCATGGTAGGTTTGGTACGCGAAATGTTGCGTACTGCGCTCGATGCTTTTGCCCGCCTTGATGTGACTAAAACGGTTGAAGTTGCACGTCAGGATGAACAGGTGGATGAGCAATTCCGCGCTGCCATGCGTCAGTTAATTACCTTCATGCTGGAAGATCCACGTACGATCTCAATGTCACTTGAAGTGCTTTTTGTGGCTAAAGCGATCGAACGTATTGGTGACCACGCCAAAAACATTGCTGAATATGTGGTGTATATGGTTAAAGGCAAAGATGTGCGCCATATTTCCCTGGAAGAAATGGAACGCGAGACTTTGCAGTCTTAA
- the ppx gene encoding exopolyphosphatase, with product MATQKPILSEIAAVDLGSNSFRLQLARVVDGQLIFHDSLREPVRLGAGLGKDKRLDADAQRRAIDCLKRFGERLRGLPPQAVRAVATNTFRVAKNSAELLAEAEAALGFPIEIIAGREEARMIFVGVSHSLPAATHKRLVIDIGGGSTEFIIGQGLEPIEMESLYMGCVSYSLRFFPDGKITEDSLVKAQLAAASEIQNIRKNFSTLSWHEAVGSSGTARSLGEIMRLQGVTDGAITHAGLLHLRDLLLKGKDSKKLQLQGLSPDRAAVLPGGLCIMLAAFEALNIDHMTTASSALREGVLYELLGRMHHQDTREETVNSFMRRYHVDQDQVTRVQKLALALLDQVDDNLSMNKETAEHYLIWAVKLHEIGISIAHSGYHKHSAYIVENADMPGFSKMEQLTLGLLVRAQRRSLTKITLPPLDDDRCLLIMVLRLAILFHRNRLDDSHPALELMRDNTGFSLALESGWLKDNPLTEAELSNEVAYWKDVSIPLLISE from the coding sequence TTGGCCACACAAAAACCAATCCTGTCAGAAATTGCCGCTGTAGATTTAGGCTCCAATAGCTTTAGATTGCAACTTGCCCGCGTAGTCGATGGACAACTGATATTCCATGATTCTTTGCGTGAACCAGTGCGTCTTGGCGCTGGTTTGGGCAAAGATAAACGCTTGGATGCAGATGCTCAACGTCGCGCAATTGATTGCCTCAAGCGCTTTGGTGAACGTCTGCGCGGCTTGCCACCGCAAGCTGTAAGAGCTGTTGCAACCAATACTTTCCGCGTCGCAAAAAACTCGGCTGAATTACTGGCTGAGGCAGAGGCTGCCTTGGGTTTCCCTATTGAAATCATTGCTGGTCGCGAAGAAGCACGCATGATTTTTGTGGGCGTTAGTCATAGCTTGCCTGCCGCAACCCATAAACGCCTGGTGATTGACATTGGTGGTGGTTCTACCGAATTTATCATTGGCCAGGGTCTTGAGCCGATAGAGATGGAAAGCCTATACATGGGCTGTGTCAGCTACAGCCTCAGGTTTTTTCCGGATGGAAAAATTACTGAAGATAGCTTGGTTAAGGCACAATTAGCGGCCGCTTCTGAAATCCAGAATATCCGTAAAAACTTCTCTACATTGTCTTGGCATGAAGCGGTTGGTTCTTCAGGTACCGCGCGTTCCTTGGGCGAAATCATGCGCTTGCAAGGCGTGACAGATGGCGCGATTACGCATGCAGGCTTATTGCATTTACGGGATTTGTTGTTAAAAGGCAAAGACAGCAAAAAACTGCAATTGCAAGGCTTAAGCCCAGACCGCGCTGCGGTGTTGCCAGGCGGCCTGTGCATTATGCTGGCAGCGTTTGAAGCATTAAACATTGATCATATGACCACGGCGAGCAGCGCCTTGCGTGAGGGCGTGCTATACGAGTTGCTGGGTCGTATGCATCACCAGGATACACGTGAAGAAACCGTCAATAGCTTCATGCGGCGCTATCATGTTGATCAAGATCAAGTGACGCGTGTGCAGAAGCTTGCTTTAGCCTTGCTTGATCAGGTTGATGATAATCTCAGCATGAACAAAGAAACCGCCGAGCATTACCTGATTTGGGCAGTCAAGCTGCATGAAATCGGCATATCCATTGCCCACAGTGGTTATCATAAGCATTCAGCCTATATTGTTGAAAATGCAGATATGCCTGGCTTCTCCAAAATGGAGCAACTGACTTTGGGTTTACTGGTGCGGGCACAGCGGCGTTCTTTAACCAAAATTACATTGCCGCCGCTAGATGATGATCGTTGCCTTCTAATTATGGTATTGCGACTGGCGATATTGTTTCACCGCAATCGCCTTGATGATAGCCATCCGGCGCTTGAGTTGATGCGTGACAACACTGGTTTTTCGTTAGCGCTTGAATCAGGCTGGTTGAAAGATAATCCGCTTACTGAAGCCGAGTTAAGCAACGAAGTGGCTTATTGGAAAGATGTCTCGATTCCGCTGCTCATCAGCGAATAA
- the ppk1 gene encoding polyphosphate kinase 1 produces MSQPKLNPDHFINRELGILAFNKRVLAQAEDARVPLLERLKFLSIFSSNMDEFFEVRVAGLKEQIKYNNLHVGADGMLPKQVFARVSVEAHQLVEHQYQILNDIVLPGLAEQGIRFWRRGFWNDAQREWIRGFFFRELMPILTPIGLDPSHPFPRVLNKSLNFAVELEGKDAFGRNSGVAIVQAPRALPRFIKLPNDIAGCEHGFVFLSSILHAHVNELFSGMQVKGCYQFRVTRDSDLTLDDEETKDLRQALQGELSHRQYGDGVRLEVADSCPAEMSAFLLGQFGLGQDDLYQVNGIVNLVRLMQIPDSVDKPTLKFPRYSPSTPKEFNKETDIFKVIRKGDVLLHHPFQSFNPVIEFIQQAADDPNVLAIKQTFYRTSADSTLMKSLIEAAKRGKEVTVVVELLARFDEEANINWAAQLENAGAHVIYGVVGHKTHAKMAMVVRREDDKLRRYVHLSTGNYHQRTARLYTDFGLLTCHEEICEDVNDVFAQLTGLGKASKLRHLWQSPFTLHSQLIKAIHHETEIAKSGKKARIIAKMNALLDADIIRALYDASTAGVEIELIVRGVCALKPGMPGISENIRVRSIVGRFLEHSRIFYFYNNGQENTYLASADWMYRNFFRRIEVCFPILDAKLKKRVFKDGLEPYLKDNTSAWEMLPDGTYKPRLARRGSAFNAQEFLTSEHGQNLPQEI; encoded by the coding sequence TTGTCGCAGCCTAAATTGAACCCAGACCACTTTATCAATCGTGAATTAGGCATACTTGCCTTTAATAAACGCGTGCTAGCACAAGCTGAAGATGCTCGAGTACCCTTACTCGAGCGCCTGAAGTTTCTCTCAATTTTCAGCAGTAATATGGACGAGTTCTTCGAGGTTCGCGTGGCTGGGCTCAAAGAACAGATCAAATACAACAACCTGCACGTTGGCGCAGATGGCATGTTACCCAAGCAGGTATTTGCTAGGGTTAGCGTAGAAGCCCATCAACTGGTTGAACACCAATATCAGATACTGAATGACATCGTATTGCCAGGGCTAGCCGAGCAAGGCATACGCTTTTGGCGCCGTGGATTCTGGAATGATGCCCAACGTGAATGGATACGTGGCTTCTTCTTTCGTGAGCTGATGCCTATCCTCACCCCAATTGGGCTTGATCCTTCGCACCCCTTCCCACGCGTTCTGAATAAGAGCCTTAACTTTGCTGTAGAGCTAGAAGGCAAAGATGCTTTTGGTCGTAACTCAGGTGTAGCGATTGTGCAGGCACCGCGCGCCTTGCCGCGTTTTATTAAGCTACCCAACGATATTGCTGGTTGCGAACATGGCTTCGTTTTCCTTTCATCTATATTGCATGCCCACGTCAACGAACTATTCAGCGGTATGCAAGTGAAGGGTTGTTACCAGTTCCGCGTAACGCGTGACAGTGATTTGACGCTGGACGATGAAGAAACCAAAGATTTACGCCAGGCTTTGCAGGGCGAACTTTCGCACAGGCAGTATGGTGATGGCGTACGGCTGGAAGTCGCCGATAGTTGCCCCGCTGAAATGTCGGCTTTCTTGCTAGGCCAATTTGGGCTTGGTCAGGATGACTTGTATCAAGTTAACGGCATCGTGAATTTAGTGCGTTTGATGCAGATTCCAGATTCAGTGGATAAACCCACACTGAAGTTCCCGCGTTATTCGCCAAGCACACCCAAAGAATTCAATAAAGAAACAGATATTTTCAAGGTGATCCGCAAAGGCGATGTGTTGCTGCATCATCCTTTCCAATCATTTAATCCTGTAATTGAGTTCATCCAGCAAGCTGCGGATGACCCTAACGTATTAGCTATCAAGCAAACGTTTTACCGCACCAGCGCTGATTCAACATTGATGAAATCCCTGATTGAAGCGGCCAAGCGTGGTAAAGAAGTCACGGTAGTCGTTGAACTGCTCGCCCGCTTTGATGAAGAAGCTAATATCAACTGGGCAGCCCAACTTGAAAATGCTGGCGCACATGTCATCTACGGCGTTGTCGGCCATAAAACCCACGCCAAAATGGCCATGGTAGTGCGCCGTGAGGACGACAAACTGCGCCGCTATGTGCACCTTTCCACTGGCAATTACCACCAGCGTACAGCGCGCCTATATACCGATTTTGGCTTACTTACTTGCCATGAAGAAATCTGTGAAGACGTGAATGATGTATTTGCCCAACTCACAGGCTTGGGCAAAGCCAGCAAACTGCGCCATCTGTGGCAATCGCCTTTTACCTTGCACAGCCAGTTGATCAAAGCGATTCATCACGAAACCGAGATTGCAAAATCAGGTAAAAAAGCACGCATCATCGCCAAGATGAATGCCTTGCTAGATGCCGACATCATTCGGGCACTATATGATGCTTCAACGGCTGGTGTAGAGATTGAACTTATCGTACGCGGCGTTTGCGCCTTAAAACCGGGCATGCCAGGCATTTCTGAGAATATCCGCGTACGTTCGATTGTGGGCCGCTTTCTGGAACACAGCCGCATTTTCTATTTTTACAACAATGGGCAAGAAAACACCTATCTGGCAAGTGCGGACTGGATGTATCGCAACTTCTTCCGCCGCATTGAAGTATGCTTCCCTATCCTGGATGCCAAGCTTAAGAAGCGTGTGTTTAAAGATGGTTTAGAGCCTTACCTGAAAGACAATACCAGCGCCTGGGAGATGTTGCCTGACGGCACATACAAACCGAGACTGGCAAGACGTGGTTCAGCGTTTAATGCACAAGAGTTTTTAACTAGTGAGCATGGCCAGAATTTACCGCAAGAGATTTAG
- a CDS encoding oxidative damage protection protein produces MARTVHCIKLNKEADGLDFPPYPGDLGKRIFENVSKEAWAGWIKQQTMLVNENRLSLADPQARKYLAQQTEAYFFGDGADSASGYVPPKP; encoded by the coding sequence ATGGCACGTACTGTTCATTGCATTAAATTAAACAAAGAGGCCGATGGCCTGGATTTTCCTCCGTATCCTGGCGATCTCGGTAAACGCATTTTCGAAAACGTCTCTAAAGAAGCCTGGGCTGGCTGGATCAAGCAGCAAACCATGCTGGTGAATGAAAACCGCCTTAGCTTGGCCGACCCGCAAGCACGTAAGTATCTGGCACAACAAACCGAAGCCTACTTTTTTGGCGATGGTGCGGATTCAGCTTCTGGCTATGTTCCACCAAAACCATAA
- a CDS encoding TonB-dependent receptor, with translation MFISPGLISTSFAQDNTSDASALNLDLPAVPVTGNPLGVSSDELVVPVAVLNGRELSLQRESTLGETLKSIPGVSSTYYGPGASRPIIRGLDGDRVKIMQNGIGVLDASSLSFDHAVALDPLVIEQIDVVRGPAALLYGGSAVGGVVNAIDHRIPTESLDGVTGRAEARYGGADNEKNGAVVVDAGNGLFAIHADVYKRDSDDLRIPGYQASDRLRAQQAAQGDPIDLRKGTLQNSSSEGDGGALGASLTFDKGYAGFSYSTFNSNYGSVAEPAVRLDMESQRWDFASEFHDLGPVISRVKLRLGNTNYQHQEIEDGQIGTTFKNKGLQGSLEAEHAKIGNITGVVGVQFQNTNFQALGDEAFIPKTNTNSKAVYLYEELPIDTLKFSLGGRLEHAKVSSDGGGPDDPNNPGTPRFGSAQTKSFDPFSAAFGTLYALNTHWSLAGNLAHTERAPSYNELFANGPHFATGQYEVGNPDLNKEKSNGIDAQLRWKTEKNSFSIGAFYTKFSNFLSLENTANTRGADGEINPQDLNNDGIADISGEQIVPEAQVIGVRATFNGFESEAKFRVYEGHGDLDLKLRGDYVRATNSDTGTPLPRIAPLKIGTGLNYQLNRFGARLDVLHAFSQNRTDTFELATDGYTSVNAMLTYVIPAAFHLEAFAKANNLLDEDIRDHSSFLKDIAPMGGRSILVGMRGDF, from the coding sequence ATGTTTATTTCCCCAGGACTGATTTCAACAAGTTTCGCGCAAGACAATACTAGCGACGCCTCTGCGCTCAATCTTGATTTACCCGCCGTACCTGTCACAGGCAATCCGCTAGGCGTATCGTCTGATGAACTGGTTGTGCCAGTTGCTGTACTCAATGGCCGCGAGCTTTCATTGCAACGCGAAAGCACACTTGGCGAAACCCTCAAGTCTATTCCAGGCGTAAGCTCCACCTATTACGGACCTGGCGCATCAAGACCGATAATTCGTGGTCTGGATGGCGACCGTGTAAAAATCATGCAAAACGGCATTGGTGTATTAGATGCTTCAAGCCTGAGCTTTGATCATGCCGTAGCACTTGATCCTTTAGTCATTGAGCAAATTGATGTAGTACGCGGACCTGCAGCACTGTTATATGGCGGCAGCGCCGTGGGTGGGGTGGTCAACGCTATTGATCACCGCATTCCAACAGAATCACTCGACGGTGTCACAGGTCGTGCAGAAGCCCGTTACGGCGGTGCCGATAATGAGAAAAATGGCGCGGTAGTGGTAGATGCAGGCAATGGTTTATTTGCCATTCATGCTGACGTTTACAAGCGCGATAGCGATGATTTACGCATTCCTGGCTACCAGGCTTCAGACCGTTTACGCGCCCAACAAGCCGCTCAGGGTGACCCTATCGACTTACGCAAAGGTACCTTGCAAAATAGCTCATCTGAGGGTGATGGCGGTGCACTTGGTGCATCCCTGACCTTTGACAAAGGCTACGCAGGGTTTTCATATTCCACATTTAACAGCAACTATGGCTCGGTGGCAGAGCCTGCTGTACGCTTGGATATGGAAAGCCAACGCTGGGATTTTGCCTCTGAATTCCATGATCTGGGGCCAGTCATCAGCCGCGTAAAATTGCGCTTGGGCAATACCAATTACCAGCATCAAGAAATTGAAGATGGCCAAATAGGGACGACATTCAAGAATAAAGGTTTGCAGGGCTCGCTAGAGGCCGAACACGCCAAAATCGGCAATATCACTGGCGTAGTTGGCGTGCAATTCCAGAACACCAATTTCCAGGCGCTGGGCGATGAAGCCTTTATCCCAAAAACCAATACCAACAGCAAGGCAGTATATCTCTACGAAGAGCTACCGATTGATACGCTCAAATTCAGCCTTGGCGGGCGACTTGAGCATGCCAAGGTGAGTTCTGACGGCGGTGGCCCAGATGACCCCAACAACCCCGGCACGCCGCGTTTTGGTAGCGCGCAAACCAAAAGCTTTGACCCATTCAGTGCGGCATTTGGCACTTTGTATGCGCTCAATACCCATTGGTCTTTAGCAGGTAATCTTGCCCATACCGAGCGAGCGCCGTCTTATAACGAGCTATTTGCCAACGGACCACACTTTGCGACAGGGCAATATGAGGTTGGCAACCCAGACTTGAACAAGGAAAAGTCAAACGGGATTGATGCACAACTACGTTGGAAAACCGAAAAGAATTCTTTCAGTATCGGCGCGTTTTATACCAAGTTTAGTAACTTTTTGAGCCTGGAAAATACAGCCAATACTCGTGGAGCCGATGGGGAAATCAACCCACAAGACCTTAATAATGATGGAATTGCTGACATTTCAGGTGAACAAATCGTGCCTGAAGCCCAAGTGATTGGAGTACGAGCCACATTCAACGGCTTTGAATCCGAGGCTAAATTCAGGGTGTATGAAGGCCATGGCGACCTTGATCTAAAGCTACGTGGTGATTATGTACGTGCCACCAATAGCGATACTGGCACACCTTTGCCGCGTATCGCGCCACTCAAGATCGGCACAGGGCTTAACTATCAATTGAATCGCTTCGGCGCACGACTGGATGTTTTGCACGCATTCAGCCAGAACCGCACGGATACATTTGAGCTGGCTACTGACGGCTACACCTCTGTCAATGCCATGCTGACTTATGTGATTCCTGCAGCTTTTCATCTTGAGGCGTTTGCCAAGGCAAACAACCTGCTGGATGAAGATATTCGCGACCATAGCTCATTCCTCAAGGATATTGCGCCTATGGGCGGGCGATCCATTCTGGTCGGGATGCGTGGTGATTTTTAA